From a region of the Panicum virgatum strain AP13 chromosome 2K, P.virgatum_v5, whole genome shotgun sequence genome:
- the LOC120678242 gene encoding uncharacterized protein LOC120678242 has protein sequence MAAAFASGSGSGSSARDADAAERVSRLGKEVELECGDISASQEDLLARAPFLGGGGGEEEEEEEAEVFSTPPLTQDQQGQGVEEEEDAITMCTLPFTQPSPSSPSIPSSEDKEDQELSISKPRKPRVCTRKVRGARIRTPTPSPSPSPDNRGTSSTGSIVDPLYRAVLMVPTTPAPPTAAEDLLALARNRGIF, from the coding sequence ATGGCCGCCGCCTttgcctccggctccggctccggctcctccgcTCGGGATGCGGATGCGGCTGAGAGGGTATCGCGACTTGGGAAGGAGGTGGAGCTGGAGTGCGGCGACATCTCCGCCTCGCAGGAGgacctcctcgcccgcgcccccttcctcggcggcggcggcggcgaggaggaggaggaggaggaggcagaggtGTTCAGCACACCTCCTCTTACACAGGACCAGCAGGGCCAAGGggtagaagaggaggaagatgccATCACCATGTGCACTCTCCCGTTCACCCAGCCTTCCCCTTCGTCCCCTTCCATTCCCTCATCGGAGGACAAGGAGGACCAGGAGCTGTCCATCTCCAAGCCGCGGAAGCCTAGGGTTTGCACGAGGAAGGTGAGGGGCGCCAGGATCAGGACTCCGACACCTAGCCCGAGTCCCAGCCCTGACAATCGCGGCACCAGCAGCACCGGTAGCATTGTTGATCCTCTATACAGGGCCGTGCTCATGGTCCCCACAACTCCTGCTCCACCCACCGCCGCCGAGGACCTCCTCGCGCTTGCTCGGAACCGCGGCATCTTCTAA